The Panicum virgatum strain AP13 chromosome 5K, P.virgatum_v5, whole genome shotgun sequence genome has a window encoding:
- the LOC120710117 gene encoding proline-rich proteoglycan 2-like produces the protein MVHEQSSGGHHHQQLPGAAPPRDQQVRRPLAAPDGAPSRAPGRPPLGDVRRAPHGGRAEPRRGPPRRAAPPDAGRTAPTATQAPAQPPTHGPLQLQAERAASRIRRGGAGRGPGVDAE, from the coding sequence ATGGTGCATGAGCAGAGCAGCGGCGGCCACCACCATCAGCAGTTGCCAGGGGCGGCACCCCCGCGCGACCAGCAGGTGCGGCGCCCCCTGGCGGCACCCGACGGCGCCCCCTCGCGGGCCCCCGGGCGGCCCCCCCTCGGCGACGTGCGACGTGCCCCCCACGGCGGACGCGCGGAGCCCAGGCGCGGGCCCCCGaggcgcgccgccccgcccgacGCTGGACGCACGGCGCCCACGGCCACGCAGGCCCCCGCGCAGCCCCCCACGCACGGGCCTCTGCAGCTGCaggcggagcgggcggcgagTCGAATccggaggggaggggcgggaCGGGGGCCTGGGGTGGATGCGGAGTAA